The Raoultibacter phocaeensis genome includes a window with the following:
- a CDS encoding hemolysin family protein: MDVGISIVVTFILVLVNGYFSMSEMALVNAKRVLLEKDAEEGDTRASLAMGLASDSSQFLATIQVAITLVGFFASAAAATNLSDPLSQWLSGFGIGWLTFIAPALSPVLITLAVSYLSIVVGELVPKRIALADAEKVAKSVSRPIIVFSTIAKPLVWLTSASANGLAKLMRIKSADERQDVSEEEIKYMVTDNKELLDDEKRMIHEIIALGDTTVREVMQPRVDMMLVEDVETVKQALDRMRGTGYSRLPVYHEDYDNIVGIAHYKDLVSPLMDGKADEEVGKYAYEAMFVPESKDIYPLLSEMQTNRQQMAIVVDEYGGTDGLITLEDIVEEIVGEITDETDSESEYVIPVSENEWSIDGRLPTDEAEELGWPVTESDDYETVAGWLLDRIDTVPQIGDQFTIDGYSFKIQSMRRRRISSIRVKKLDNAQGGSGGTEPRQTGGIDSPGGETEDKTS; this comes from the coding sequence ATGGATGTTGGCATAAGCATCGTCGTCACCTTTATCCTCGTGCTGGTGAACGGATATTTCTCCATGTCGGAGATGGCGCTCGTCAACGCGAAACGCGTGCTGCTTGAAAAGGATGCCGAAGAGGGCGATACGCGCGCCTCGCTCGCCATGGGCCTTGCGTCCGATTCGAGCCAGTTCCTCGCAACCATTCAGGTGGCTATCACGCTCGTCGGGTTCTTCGCTTCCGCCGCAGCGGCCACGAACCTCTCCGATCCACTGTCGCAGTGGCTTTCCGGCTTCGGTATCGGGTGGCTTACGTTTATCGCACCAGCCCTATCTCCGGTGCTCATCACGCTTGCGGTTTCCTATCTGAGCATCGTAGTGGGCGAACTCGTGCCTAAGCGCATCGCGCTCGCCGACGCTGAGAAAGTGGCGAAAAGCGTATCCCGCCCGATCATCGTGTTCAGCACGATCGCAAAACCCCTCGTGTGGCTCACCTCGGCTTCCGCAAACGGACTGGCAAAGCTCATGCGCATCAAAAGCGCCGATGAGCGCCAAGATGTGTCCGAAGAGGAAATCAAGTACATGGTCACCGACAACAAGGAGCTGCTCGACGACGAGAAGCGCATGATCCATGAGATCATCGCGCTCGGTGACACGACGGTGCGCGAAGTCATGCAGCCCCGCGTCGACATGATGCTCGTCGAAGACGTCGAAACGGTGAAGCAGGCACTTGACCGCATGCGGGGGACCGGCTATTCGCGGTTGCCTGTGTACCACGAGGATTACGATAACATCGTGGGTATCGCCCACTACAAAGATCTCGTATCGCCTTTGATGGACGGCAAGGCCGATGAAGAGGTGGGAAAATACGCCTACGAGGCCATGTTCGTACCCGAATCGAAGGATATCTACCCGCTTCTCTCAGAGATGCAAACAAATCGGCAACAGATGGCCATCGTCGTAGATGAGTACGGGGGCACCGATGGTTTAATTACCCTCGAAGACATCGTTGAGGAAATCGTCGGCGAAATCACCGACGAAACCGATTCGGAGAGCGAGTACGTGATCCCGGTTTCCGAAAACGAGTGGTCGATCGACGGGCGGCTTCCCACCGACGAGGCTGAAGAGCTCGGCTGGCCGGTCACGGAATCGGACGATTACGAGACGGTGGCCGGATGGCTGCTCGATCGGATCGACACAGTGCCCCAGATCGGCGACCAGTTCACGATCGACGGATATTCGTTCAAAATCCAGTCGATGCGACGAAGGCGCATATCGTCCATCAGGGTGAAGAAGCTTGATAACGCGCAGGGCGGTTCGGGTGGAACCGAGCCACGACAAACGGGTGGAATCGACTCGCCGGGTGGCGAGACGGAAGATAAAACCAGCTAG
- a CDS encoding PspC domain-containing protein translates to MAADKRLYRSRDALIGGVCAGIAEYFDIDPIVARILAVVLTLATAGTFAIAYLALWIILPLAPDPTAPVEVKPESVHSETYGPVYYEAPPATEQAASHAPTEKGPYYTYPDATHSYPTSGHVPPEPPTSYGEAHVPPQAAGQVQPAPPAEPVSGKSVRVALWFGFICLFIGFSALLGHFIQDVSWWQFWPVLFVIVGIGNIVIPAQKGKRMSQFVNGIMEIAVGAVLLCMSLGVVTFSSVIPMVENLWPLLVMMVGFFILSNALKSPLLELIGGACFVAFCVIGLVWFTTPGPTEFLTVEIPFKETVVIDINPWDERR, encoded by the coding sequence GTGGCAGCAGACAAACGATTGTACCGTTCGCGCGATGCGCTGATCGGCGGCGTATGCGCGGGCATTGCCGAATACTTCGACATCGACCCCATCGTTGCGCGCATCCTCGCCGTCGTGCTCACGCTGGCAACTGCGGGAACCTTCGCTATCGCCTACCTTGCGCTGTGGATCATCCTGCCGCTTGCCCCCGATCCGACGGCTCCCGTTGAGGTGAAGCCCGAATCGGTTCATTCGGAGACGTACGGTCCAGTGTATTACGAGGCGCCCCCGGCTACCGAGCAAGCCGCTTCGCATGCGCCTACGGAAAAGGGACCGTACTACACCTATCCGGATGCCACGCACTCCTACCCGACCTCAGGGCATGTTCCGCCCGAGCCCCCGACGAGCTACGGCGAAGCGCACGTGCCCCCTCAGGCTGCCGGGCAGGTCCAGCCTGCGCCCCCCGCAGAACCCGTTTCGGGTAAATCGGTACGCGTAGCGCTCTGGTTCGGCTTTATCTGCCTGTTCATTGGATTTTCAGCCCTGCTCGGGCATTTCATCCAAGATGTGTCGTGGTGGCAGTTCTGGCCGGTGCTGTTCGTTATCGTGGGCATCGGCAACATCGTCATTCCCGCCCAAAAGGGCAAGCGCATGTCGCAGTTCGTGAACGGGATCATGGAGATAGCCGTCGGTGCGGTGCTGCTGTGCATGTCGCTCGGCGTTGTGACGTTTTCGAGCGTGATCCCGATGGTCGAGAATCTCTGGCCGCTGCTTGTCATGATGGTCGGATTCTTCATCCTGTCCAATGCCTTGAAAAGCCCGCTGCTCGAACTGATAGGAGGCGCGTGCTTCGTCGCGTTCTGCGTGATCGGGCTTGTGTGGTTCACAACGCCGGGACCGACCGAGTTTCTGACCGTGGAGATTCCGTTCAAGGAAACCGTGGTCATCGATATCAACCCGTGGGACGAGAGACGCTGA
- a CDS encoding PspC domain-containing protein — MNKFSHYPKSAQVAIIIGVGCVLFGVWRLLGVAFGYGWWTAIQKTVGTVFSYAWPVALICAGLYVVWAARAGRLKNVSDVDWKKPFGRSVTDKRIAGVCGGIAQFLGIDATIVRVLAVILFVIMPVFTVLAYLVAAIFIPEL, encoded by the coding sequence ATGAACAAGTTCTCGCACTATCCCAAATCGGCGCAGGTTGCCATCATCATCGGAGTCGGGTGCGTGCTGTTCGGCGTATGGAGGCTTCTCGGCGTGGCGTTTGGCTACGGGTGGTGGACGGCCATTCAAAAAACGGTGGGAACGGTGTTCTCGTATGCGTGGCCCGTCGCGCTCATCTGTGCCGGGCTCTACGTGGTGTGGGCTGCGCGGGCCGGTCGGCTCAAGAACGTTTCCGACGTCGATTGGAAAAAGCCGTTTGGGCGCAGCGTCACCGATAAGCGCATTGCCGGGGTGTGCGGCGGCATCGCGCAGTTTCTCGGCATCGATGCTACGATCGTGCGCGTGCTTGCGGTGATCCTCTTCGTCATCATGCCGGTGTTTACCGTGCTTGCCTATCTTGTTGCGGCTATCTTCATCCCCGAGTTGTAA
- a CDS encoding CMP-2-keto-3-deoxyoctulosonic acid synthetase has translation MAQKRYSKSHRRPAVIAGFAACLVVTVCVTIGIGTSFAGAGGVNTSGFGLGDAVASEDASLTDVLGAPSDTSVRESTQLSNSAQRDITKGIEAIEAKEEADRIAAEEAARAEEEAKIQAALEKKAEQEANNPPAIDLSEVDWTVGKEAFIAEWTGRIDAYLAGSPLAGQGVTFATAAWDNGVDPRWSPAISNTESSKGAVCFLPYNAWGWGSSSFSSWEEAINTHVAGLANGYGQTITYWAAKKYCPPNYDNWFRDTLGQMQSI, from the coding sequence TTGGCACAGAAACGATACAGCAAATCGCACAGACGCCCTGCGGTGATCGCCGGATTCGCGGCGTGCCTTGTGGTTACGGTGTGCGTCACGATCGGAATCGGCACATCGTTCGCCGGCGCCGGCGGCGTGAACACCTCCGGGTTCGGTTTGGGTGATGCGGTTGCTTCCGAAGATGCGTCTTTGACCGACGTGCTCGGCGCGCCGTCCGATACGAGCGTGCGCGAGAGCACTCAGCTGTCCAATTCCGCCCAACGCGATATCACGAAGGGCATCGAAGCGATTGAGGCCAAGGAAGAGGCCGATCGCATCGCCGCCGAAGAGGCTGCGCGCGCTGAAGAAGAGGCGAAGATTCAGGCGGCCCTCGAGAAGAAGGCCGAACAGGAAGCCAATAATCCTCCTGCCATTGATTTGAGCGAAGTTGATTGGACGGTTGGCAAGGAAGCGTTTATCGCCGAGTGGACCGGGCGCATCGATGCGTACCTCGCCGGATCCCCGCTTGCCGGTCAGGGCGTGACGTTTGCCACGGCCGCTTGGGATAACGGCGTCGATCCGCGCTGGTCACCCGCTATCTCCAACACCGAAAGCTCGAAGGGCGCGGTGTGCTTCCTTCCCTACAACGCATGGGGCTGGGGTAGCTCTTCGTTCTCAAGCTGGGAAGAGGCTATCAACACCCATGTGGCCGGCTTGGCTAACGGGTACGGGCAAACCATCACGTACTGGGCTGCCAAGAAGTACTGCCCGCCGAACTACGATAACTGGTTCCGCGATACGCTCGGTCAGATGCAGAGCATCTAA
- a CDS encoding potassium channel family protein: MSNVIVVGCGRVGSQLANMLSDNGSNVCVIDRNPDSFANLGRNFNGSVLQGLGFDEETLVKAGIEECDVLAAVTQLDNTNLMVAEVAGRLYGVPHVIARLYNPDHERAYMQLGIDYVCGTSLVAEDVFSKVVAGHGSHLDTFGEFEVLRFSLNLNGFGKKTIRVSEMERDHDVRIIAFERGDGSASSIPTRDSILYHGDTVLACVRHELIESFSQYIQD; encoded by the coding sequence ATGAGCAACGTCATCGTCGTCGGGTGCGGCCGTGTAGGCTCGCAGCTTGCGAACATGCTATCCGATAACGGCAGCAACGTCTGCGTGATCGACCGCAACCCCGATTCGTTCGCGAACCTCGGCCGCAACTTCAACGGCTCGGTGCTCCAAGGTCTCGGGTTCGATGAGGAAACCCTTGTCAAGGCCGGTATCGAGGAATGCGATGTGCTGGCGGCCGTCACCCAGCTCGACAACACGAACCTCATGGTAGCCGAGGTTGCGGGCCGGTTATACGGCGTGCCGCACGTGATCGCGCGCTTGTACAACCCCGATCACGAACGCGCATATATGCAGCTCGGCATCGATTACGTGTGCGGAACCTCGCTTGTGGCCGAGGACGTGTTCTCGAAGGTCGTCGCGGGGCACGGAAGCCACCTCGATACCTTCGGCGAGTTCGAGGTGCTGCGCTTCTCCCTTAACCTCAACGGGTTCGGCAAGAAGACCATCCGCGTGTCCGAGATGGAGCGCGATCACGACGTGCGCATCATCGCGTTCGAGCGCGGCGACGGTTCGGCAAGCTCCATTCCCACGCGCGATAGCATCCTCTACCACGGCGATACCGTGCTCGCCTGCGTGCGCCACGAGCTTATCGAATCGTTTTCC